The endosymbiont of Bathymodiolus septemdierum str. Myojin knoll sequence TTTTGACATTGTAGTTGGCTTCAGGGTCTTGGGTATTGTTGCCATCCTTGCCTTTGTGCTTTCTACATTGCTTGACTTCAATGACAGTGGCATCAATAATGTTAATTGAGCCTAATGAGACAATGATTGAATTTTGTTCTAGATGAGTGTTGATTTGTTCTAGTAGAGGTTCTAAGAGTTTTTCAGTATTGAGTAGTTGTCTAAAACGCCAAATGCTGGAATGGTCTGGCACACTCTCAGATAATGATAAATCAATAAAACGCCTGAACATTAAGTCTCTGGCTATTTGTTTTTCTAAGGCTTCATCACTCAGATTGTACCACGCTTGAAGGATGAGGATTTTAAACATCATCAGTGGCGGATAGCTGGGTGCGCCGCGTACAGATGAATATAAGTTTGAAAGTGTTTGCTCTATCTCATCCCAGTTGATAATGTTATGCACATCATCAAGCTCTGATAGGGATTTGTGCTCTACAACGAGAGAATCTGCAAATGAGTTTTGCTTTGTGTTCTTCCAAGACATTTTTAGTATTTTTATGATTGATTTAGATGGGTGTTATTTTACCATATTGGTGGCTTTGGGTTGATTTATGCAAAGGTCTCAATAAAAGACAAAACATCAACCGATAGTATTATTAATTCTGATGGATGGCGTGGATATAATGGCTTAGTAGATTTTGGCTATAAAAAGCATTACCGTGTTCATCACGGCAAGAATGAATTTGCCAGAGGAAATTCTCATATTAACGGTATTGAATCTTTTTGGGGCTATGCTAAAATTAGACTAGTTAAATTTAAAGGAATGAATAAAAAAATGTTTAAATACCACCTTAAAGAATGTGAATTTAGATTTAATAATCGCAAGCAAGATGTGTATAAAATCTTGCTTGATAATTTTAAAAAAGATCCGCTTAACTAGTTAAGACCCATAATTAAACTAAAAAAACAATGAAAAAAACACTTGTATTTATTATATTGACATCATTTTTATTTGTCGGATGTACCCCTACTAAGGCGCCAAATATATTTTCTAAAAGAAATGAAGTTGTTCACGCAGCAATAGAAGCAATAAAAAATCAAAAAACAGGAGAAACACTTGCTAATGTTGTTAATACATATAAAGATAAATTTAACAAATCAAACGATCTTACTGATTTTGTAGATTATCAATATATTAAATTTTCTAGTATCTCTAATTTGGAAAAATTAGCAAATTTGAGCGCTCAAAATAATAATATCAAAGACACTATAAGATTTTTAGAAGAAATAATCCAAATTGACCCATCAAGTCAAAAGCATATTCTCACATTGAATCGTTTAAAAGGAACAGACAAAGCGACAAAAATTGCCTTAGAGCTTTCGCCTTTCTCAAAAAATGGTGTTATTATTAACGAAAAGTTTTTTCGTCATGCATTGTTTTTTGCGGGAAATAAACCTAAGCAATTAAGGTCATTAGATGATTTTACTGATTATAACAGTTCAGTCTACACGAAAGTTATTAATAAGTTATTTATACCTTATCAAGAAATTGCAAAAAATAAACACAATACAGACTTAAATAAAAAGAAAAAATTGAATCAATCTAAAATCACTTCTAAGAAGGCTTTTAAGAACACTAAAAATGATTCTAAAAGCACCTCTAAAAGCATCTCCTATGGACGAATTACTTTAAATTACCGTACAGGCGAAACTAAGAGAAAAAAGAAAGAAACAATAACTTTGCCTGAATATGAAAAACCTGTTTTAAATAAGAGCAATGAAGCCGTTCCAATTAAAGATGTCTATAATGTTCTTTCTCATGAATTTGGTTATCACATCGTAACTCATAAATCCGCATCAAGAGTTTTAAATGACCCTAAAGCAACAATTAAAATTAACAGCGACATGTTGGTTATTGATGTATTAAGTCAAATAGCAACTCAAAACCACATAAACTTTGTATTTAATCAAGATAAAGTTTATGTTTATGGCACTGAGGAAATCCCATTAGATCTTAATAATAAACGAAGTGTTCATGTGATTCGTTCTGAATTTCAAGATATTGAAAGTAGTTTTATTGCACTTGAAGCCTCTGGTTTTGGTGGAAATATTTCTGGGCTCGATCTTAATTCAAATGTTATATGGTTTCATGGAAATGATGGTGAATATTTGCGCGCTTTGTTGATTGTTGCCGTTTCTGATTCCCACAGTGCAGAGGTCATTGTTGATATAGAAATAGTAGAAGTGGAGAGTTCTTTTTTAAGTAATATAGGTTTGCGCATTCCTCATCTTGTAGAATTAAGCTTAAGCAATCCTACTTATCGTAAATATAGCACCTATGGAGGAGAAATTGGAAATAACGGTGTTATTGTTTCTAATGCAATTGTCAACAGCG is a genomic window containing:
- a CDS encoding type II secretion system protein GspD, with the translated sequence MKKTLVFIILTSFLFVGCTPTKAPNIFSKRNEVVHAAIEAIKNQKTGETLANVVNTYKDKFNKSNDLTDFVDYQYIKFSSISNLEKLANLSAQNNNIKDTIRFLEEIIQIDPSSQKHILTLNRLKGTDKATKIALELSPFSKNGVIINEKFFRHALFFAGNKPKQLRSLDDFTDYNSSVYTKVINKLFIPYQEIAKNKHNTDLNKKKKLNQSKITSKKAFKNTKNDSKSTSKSISYGRITLNYRTGETKRKKKETITLPEYEKPVLNKSNEAVPIKDVYNVLSHEFGYHIVTHKSASRVLNDPKATIKINSDMLVIDVLSQIATQNHINFVFNQDKVYVYGTEEIPLDLNNKRSVHVIRSEFQDIESSFIALEASGFGGNISGLDLNSNVIWFHGNDGEYLRALLIVAVSDSHSAEVIVDIEIVEVESSFLSNIGLRIPHLVELSLSNPTYRKYSTYGGEIGNNGVIVSNAIVNSANLTNILKQKTSDVLKATINDPAFRLAMQEKNERIQIIEKPTLRVRHGTESTIDVGNKVPVFTTTVNSNGVIKESPSYLSTGVKVKVKADILSNNEVRLDLDISILNYVRDIVTERGTRKALLGNRDIKTILTVSDGDTSIIGSLTSTSNNKNNDTLPGMSNSAFGFLGGEMGNNQHNSELLVFVTPRIVRPRGMPSRASMQTTGGRSFNAKSIKQLKKDIKEFKKSRDKLSRYSRR
- a CDS encoding IS5 family transposase encodes the protein MSWKNTKQNSFADSLVVEHKSLSELDDVHNIINWDEIEQTLSNLYSSVRGAPSYPPLMMFKILILQAWYNLSDEALEKQIARDLMFRRFIDLSLSESVPDHSSIWRFRQLLNTEKLLEPLLEQINTHLEQNSIIVSLGSINIIDATVIEVKQCRKHKGKDGNNTQDPEANYNVKIAADGKKKTTYGFKMYANTDEDGFVKKMTYTPGNVHDSKEFDKLLDISKSKTCGQVFADSAYANKNNNEKLGKENNKILHRAYRNKPLTKEQKQENKQRSSIRYIVERTFGLLKLHHGLGKARYLGLERNKTRAQLIAISHNLKTGMNIFKRMRNLRDCCIQ